Proteins encoded in a region of the Ziziphus jujuba cultivar Dongzao chromosome 3, ASM3175591v1 genome:
- the LOC107435964 gene encoding receptor-like protein 33: MNLFEIILTIFTSIDLSNNMLEGEIPSSLGNLRSLVVLNLSSNSFTGIIPSSLGNMGDLESLDLSKNKLFGRIPQQLTKLTFLEYLNLSQNRLIGPIPQGRQLDTFSSSSFKGNPGLCGPQLSKKCENVDTPMSCPSRELESKVGFSWEGIAIGYGCGLVVGLICGHVTLSRTNWF; this comes from the coding sequence ATGAATTTGTTTGAGATCATCTTAACAATCTTCACTTCCATTGACCTCTCAAATAACATGCTCGAAGGAGAAATTCCCAGTAGCCTAGGAAATCTGCGGTCTTTAGTTGTGCTCAACCTGTCCAGCAACAGTTTTACAGGCATTATCCCATCATCTCTTGGAAATATGGGTGACCTCGAATCGTTGGATCTTTCTAAAAACAAGCTTTTTGGTAGAATCCCTCAACAATTGACAAAACTTACATTCCTCGAGTATTTAAATCTCTCCCAAAATCGACTCATAGGCCCAATACCACAGGGCAGACAGTTGGATACATTTTCAAGTTCCTCTTTTAAAGGAAACCCAGGTTTATGTGGCCCTCAGTTGTCAAAGAAGTGTGAAAACGTTGACACACCAATGTCTTGTCCAAGCAGAGAACTGGAATCCAAAGTTGGTTTTAGTTGGGAAGGAATAGCGATTGGATATGGATGTGGACTAGTGGTTGGACTGATCTGCGGACATGTCACCCTCTCAAGGACGAATTGGTTTTGA